One genomic segment of Panicum virgatum strain AP13 chromosome 2N, P.virgatum_v5, whole genome shotgun sequence includes these proteins:
- the LOC120661628 gene encoding SKP1-like protein 11: MASAGSVDETAAAATATATGTILLISSDGERFEVPEEASNLSETIRHMIEDGCTEGGVPVPNVTGRILAKVLEYCNKHAADAESNKEELDKFDKAFVDEVKADQATLFDLILAANYLNVKGLLDLTCQTVADMIKGKSVEEIRQTFNIKNDFTPEEEAEIRKENQWAFD; this comes from the coding sequence ATGGCATCGGCGGGTTCCGTCGAcgagacggcggccgcggccacagCCACGGCCACCGGCACGATCTTGCTCATCAGCTCGGACGGCGAGCGCTTCGAGGTGCCGGAGGAGGCGTCGAACCTGTCCGAGACCATCCGCCACATGATCGAGGACGGCTGCACCGAGGGCGGCGTCCCGGTCCCCAACGTCACCGGCAGGATCCTCGCCAAGGTCCTCGAGTACTGCAACAagcacgccgccgacgccgagtcGAACAAGGAGGAGCTGGACAAGTTCGACAAGGCGTTCGTCGACGAGGTGAAGGCCGACCAGGCCACGCTGTTCGACCTCATCCTGGCCGCCAACTACCTCAACGTCAAGGGGCTGCTGGACCTCACCTGCCAGACGGTCGCCGACATGATCAAGGGCAAGTCGGTCGAGGAGATCCGGCAGACCTTCAACATCAAGAACGACTtcacgccggaggaggaggcggagatcCGCAAGGAGAATCAGTGGGCCTTCGATTAG